A genomic stretch from Natronomonas gomsonensis includes:
- a CDS encoding ZIP family metal transporter: MVDWAAYTLVFIAGLITALATGIGALPFFFVPDISEKFNVALWGVASGIMMAASIFGLIPEGLNAGPWTTVAVGLVAGGLLVLVANDLLMDADIDSRTYEEADFKKLVLILGVLTVHSFPEGIAIGVSFAELNLGSGIPLFGFTVPALAIAMTIAISIHNIPEGVAISIPLRTMGVAEWKMVWWSIFSSLPQPLGAVIAFGFVQLAEPLLPAGFGFAAGAMIYLVLSEFIPDALEAGEELDGKGYRELVAGFVAGGGGMILLLVVV; this comes from the coding sequence ATGGTCGACTGGGCCGCCTACACGCTCGTCTTCATCGCCGGACTCATCACCGCCCTGGCGACTGGCATCGGCGCGCTCCCGTTCTTTTTCGTCCCCGACATCTCCGAGAAGTTCAACGTGGCGCTCTGGGGAGTCGCCTCGGGAATCATGATGGCCGCCTCGATATTCGGGCTCATCCCCGAGGGACTGAACGCGGGGCCGTGGACGACCGTCGCAGTCGGACTCGTCGCCGGCGGCCTGCTCGTGTTGGTCGCAAACGACCTGCTGATGGACGCCGACATCGACTCCCGGACCTACGAGGAAGCCGACTTCAAGAAGCTCGTCCTCATCTTGGGCGTCCTGACGGTCCACTCCTTTCCGGAAGGCATCGCCATCGGCGTCTCCTTCGCCGAACTCAATCTCGGGTCGGGCATCCCGCTTTTCGGCTTCACCGTCCCCGCCCTCGCAATCGCGATGACCATCGCCATCTCGATTCACAACATCCCGGAGGGCGTCGCCATCTCGATTCCGCTACGGACGATGGGCGTCGCCGAGTGGAAGATGGTGTGGTGGTCGATTTTCTCCTCGCTGCCCCAACCACTCGGCGCGGTCATCGCCTTCGGGTTCGTCCAGTTGGCAGAGCCGCTGTTGCCCGCCGGGTTCGGCTTCGCCGCCGGTGCGATGATTTATCTCGTGTTGAGCGAGTTCATCCCCGACGCGCTGGAGGCGGGGGAAGAACTCGACGGGAAGGGGTATCGGGAACTGGTCGCCGGGTTCGTCGCCGGTGGCGGCGGCATGATTCTACTGCTCGTGGTGGTGTGA
- a CDS encoding sodium:calcium antiporter: protein MVLGGFLPNTPAVSVGLILFGTSLLWVGTGWLEGAAEQLSAYYGLPAVVQGSIVVAIGSSFPEFTTVVFSAFAGVVDIGVGGIVGSAIFNILVIPGLAGLAADEPLEASRAIVYKEAQFYMIAVSALVITLALAVIYYPVPDAGALAGEITRPLAVIPLLLYGLYLFIQWQDVSDHDAEDLRDGISVGREWAKLLAGLVVIVVGVEELVVGVESIGAAFGIPEFIAGLTIVAAATSLPDLLVSVRSAQAGNGLTSLGNVLGSNTFDLLVAIPVGVLIVDGITIDFAVAVPMMGVLTLATVLLFGMLRTELSLTDFESYTLLAAYALFIAWVVAETVGATAFLKSI from the coding sequence ATGGTACTCGGCGGCTTCCTCCCGAACACGCCGGCCGTGAGCGTCGGCCTGATACTTTTCGGGACCAGTCTGCTGTGGGTTGGCACCGGCTGGCTCGAGGGCGCCGCCGAGCAACTGTCGGCGTACTACGGCCTGCCGGCGGTCGTCCAGGGCTCTATCGTCGTCGCAATCGGGTCGAGTTTCCCCGAGTTCACCACCGTCGTCTTCTCGGCGTTCGCCGGCGTCGTCGACATCGGCGTCGGCGGCATCGTCGGGTCGGCAATCTTCAACATCCTCGTGATACCCGGCCTGGCGGGGCTTGCCGCCGACGAACCGCTCGAAGCGAGTCGCGCCATCGTCTACAAGGAAGCCCAGTTCTACATGATAGCGGTCTCGGCGCTCGTCATCACCTTGGCGCTCGCAGTCATTTACTACCCCGTTCCGGACGCCGGGGCGCTCGCTGGAGAGATTACGCGACCACTGGCGGTGATTCCGCTCCTGTTGTACGGGCTGTACCTGTTCATCCAGTGGCAGGACGTCAGCGACCACGACGCCGAAGACCTCCGGGACGGCATTTCGGTCGGTCGAGAGTGGGCGAAACTCCTCGCCGGACTCGTCGTCATCGTCGTCGGCGTCGAGGAACTCGTCGTCGGCGTCGAATCCATCGGGGCGGCGTTCGGCATCCCCGAGTTCATCGCGGGACTCACCATCGTCGCGGCCGCGACGAGTCTCCCGGACCTGCTCGTGAGCGTGCGGTCGGCGCAGGCGGGGAACGGACTGACCAGCCTCGGGAACGTCCTCGGGTCGAACACGTTCGATTTGCTCGTTGCGATTCCGGTCGGCGTCCTCATCGTTGACGGCATCACCATCGACTTCGCGGTGGCAGTCCCGATGATGGGCGTGTTGACGCTCGCGACGGTGCTCCTGTTCGGGATGCTCCGGACGGAACTCTCGTTGACCGATTTCGAGTCGTACACGCTGTTGGCCGCCTACGCGCTGTTCATCGCGTGGGTCGTCGCCGAAACCGTTGGCGCGACTGCGTTCCTCAAGAGCATCTGA
- the gdhB gene encoding glutamate dehydrogenase GdhB: protein MASSTTPSDDAEETIAESSEPESALETARRQLEYAAEYVDIDPSIVERLRHPKKVHEVTVPIERDDGSVEVFTGYRAQHDSVRGPYKGGLRYHPDVTRDECVGLGMWMTWKCAVMDLPFGGAKGGIAVDPKALSDDEKERLTRRFAQEMRPAIGPTLDIPAPDMGTDPQTMAWLMDAYSMQEGETIPGVVTGKPPIVGGSEGRDEAPGRSVAIIAREVIDYYDKDIKETSVAVQGYGSVGANAARLLDDWGANVVAVSDVNGGVYDTNGLDTRSIPSHHEEHEGVLRHDAPETVTNDELLELDVDVLIPAAIGNVLTESNADDIQADIIVEGANGPTTIAADAIFAERDIPVIPDIIANAGGVTVSYFEWLQDINRRSWSLERVNEELETEMVEAWNTIRETFESRDVTWREATYIVALTRIAAAHEARGLWP from the coding sequence ATGGCTTCTAGTACGACCCCGAGTGACGACGCCGAGGAGACGATAGCGGAGTCGTCCGAACCCGAAAGCGCACTGGAGACCGCTCGCCGGCAACTCGAATACGCCGCCGAGTACGTCGACATCGACCCGAGCATCGTCGAACGGCTCAGACACCCCAAGAAGGTCCACGAGGTTACGGTCCCCATCGAACGGGACGACGGCTCCGTGGAGGTGTTCACGGGGTATCGAGCCCAACACGACAGCGTCAGAGGCCCGTACAAGGGCGGTCTCAGGTATCACCCCGACGTGACCAGAGACGAGTGTGTCGGTCTCGGGATGTGGATGACCTGGAAGTGCGCCGTCATGGACCTCCCGTTCGGCGGTGCGAAGGGCGGCATCGCCGTCGACCCCAAAGCGCTGAGCGACGACGAGAAGGAACGGCTCACCCGCCGGTTCGCCCAGGAGATGCGACCGGCCATCGGCCCGACGCTCGACATTCCCGCCCCCGACATGGGGACGGACCCCCAGACGATGGCGTGGCTGATGGACGCCTATTCGATGCAGGAAGGCGAGACGATTCCCGGCGTGGTGACCGGCAAGCCGCCGATAGTCGGCGGCAGCGAAGGTCGCGACGAGGCGCCCGGCCGGAGCGTCGCCATCATCGCCCGAGAGGTAATCGACTACTACGACAAGGACATCAAGGAGACCTCCGTCGCCGTCCAGGGGTACGGAAGCGTCGGCGCCAACGCCGCGCGACTCCTCGACGACTGGGGGGCGAACGTCGTCGCCGTCAGCGATGTTAACGGCGGCGTCTACGACACGAACGGTCTGGACACGCGGTCGATTCCCTCCCACCACGAGGAACACGAGGGCGTGCTTCGACACGACGCCCCCGAGACGGTCACGAACGACGAACTACTGGAGTTGGACGTGGACGTGTTGATTCCGGCGGCTATCGGAAACGTCCTCACCGAATCCAACGCCGACGACATCCAGGCGGACATCATCGTCGAGGGCGCAAACGGCCCGACGACCATCGCCGCCGATGCGATTTTCGCCGAACGCGACATTCCCGTCATCCCGGACATCATCGCGAACGCCGGCGGCGTCACCGTGAGCTACTTCGAGTGGCTCCAGGACATCAACCGCCGGTCGTGGTCGCTCGAACGCGTCAACGAGGAACTCGAAACGGAGATGGTCGAAGCCTGGAACACCATCCGCGAAACGTTCGAGTCCCGCGACGTGACCTGGCGCGAGGCGACCTACATCGTCGCCCTCACGCGTATCGCGGCCGCCCACGAGGCGCGCGGCCTCTGGCCGTAG
- a CDS encoding rubrerythrin-like domain-containing protein, producing the protein MRDKTQTPNAERRYECFECGTVVVTAESPGSCPECGGDLRNRGTPIE; encoded by the coding sequence ATGCGAGACAAAACCCAAACCCCGAACGCCGAACGCCGGTACGAATGCTTCGAATGTGGAACCGTCGTGGTCACCGCCGAGAGTCCCGGTTCCTGCCCCGAGTGTGGTGGGGATCTCCGGAACCGTGGTACACCCATCGAGTGA
- a CDS encoding bacterio-opsin activator domain-containing protein translates to MPTATLRSTRVLLVGETDWVETVADALTAHTDAVVERAATAAAALETVRNESVECLLSEYVLPESTGVELLRSVRAETGTLPVILATASGSEAVAADAIAAGATDYIALDGQHVDVDDVLDRIERSVDAARETRTRRDRARQFDAIFEDSRTATWVLDPDGTLSRMNETAREMVETGVEDAIGEPFWTLPWGPASAETRADVRRIVETAMDGTFGNAVVTGAADETERVVDLSARPVRDERGRIVSILVEAVDITERVDLERDLRQSEELHRVTLNNMTDTVLITDESGEYTYVCPNVHFIFGYTVEEIRELGTIEELLGPDLFDREELAEEGVLKNIECTATDKAGREHTLLVNVREVSIQDGTLLYSCRDITKRKQREEALATLQGTARDFLYAETHQEIAQHVVDDTASVLDVDASAVYLFDADDNDLDPVVHSAEMERLNGPLRAVHANDGGLTSYSFVENEPLFFDDVHESDRLENRATDLRSAAFIPLGNHGVFVAGSETVGAFDDVTRELADLLAATAEAALDRVTRESRLREQDRELQHRNDQLTALNRINETIREIDQALVEAETREEIDHTVCELLTDDDRFAFAWVGAVDPRTDTIEPQAWAGDEQGYLDSRTFHVDETTAEPVGRAAATREVTLVSNVAARLREEEWRKDALSRDYLSVLSIPLSYNELTYGVLTVYARTQNAFEDTLRTVIAELGETIAAAISAIERKNALLTTSMTRVELSIDDQRFVLSRLAAAADCTLSYQGGIQQTTEGSYVFVTVEDTSIDAVEAAARELHSIETVHRISADSTGGVLRLGLSSPFLAIELADHGAVLRSVSANPTTTTLVVDIPESIDVRHITGLVRELFDDVRLQSKQTFDRSTDRDLYSRVFDRLTDRQLEVVQTAYYSGFFDTPRESTGEDVAATLGISSTAFYNHIRAVQRTLFESLFDDIGVPAAQSAAGG, encoded by the coding sequence ATGCCGACTGCGACGCTCCGTTCGACCCGAGTCCTGCTCGTCGGGGAGACAGACTGGGTCGAGACGGTCGCCGACGCGTTGACCGCCCACACCGACGCGGTCGTCGAGCGGGCCGCCACGGCCGCGGCGGCGCTCGAAACCGTTCGAAACGAATCGGTCGAGTGTCTCCTCAGCGAGTACGTACTGCCGGAGTCGACCGGCGTGGAGTTGCTCCGCTCGGTTCGGGCCGAAACCGGGACGCTCCCGGTGATACTCGCCACGGCTTCGGGGAGCGAAGCCGTCGCCGCGGACGCAATCGCCGCCGGCGCCACCGACTACATCGCCCTCGACGGACAGCACGTCGACGTCGACGACGTACTCGACCGCATCGAACGGAGCGTCGACGCCGCCCGAGAAACGAGGACCCGACGGGACCGTGCGAGGCAGTTCGACGCCATCTTCGAAGACAGCCGGACGGCCACGTGGGTGCTCGACCCGGACGGCACTCTCAGTCGGATGAACGAAACCGCCCGCGAGATGGTCGAAACAGGCGTCGAAGACGCCATCGGCGAGCCGTTCTGGACGCTCCCGTGGGGGCCGGCGTCGGCGGAGACGCGGGCCGACGTGCGCCGAATCGTCGAGACGGCGATGGACGGCACCTTCGGCAACGCGGTCGTCACCGGTGCCGCGGACGAAACCGAGCGCGTCGTCGACCTCTCGGCCCGTCCCGTTCGCGACGAACGCGGACGTATCGTCTCCATCCTCGTCGAAGCCGTCGACATCACCGAACGGGTCGACCTCGAACGCGACCTCCGGCAGTCGGAGGAACTCCACCGGGTGACGCTGAACAACATGACGGATACGGTGTTGATAACCGACGAATCCGGCGAGTACACCTACGTCTGTCCGAACGTTCACTTCATCTTCGGCTACACCGTCGAGGAAATCCGGGAGTTGGGGACGATAGAGGAGTTGCTCGGCCCGGACCTCTTCGACCGCGAGGAACTCGCCGAGGAGGGCGTGTTGAAGAACATCGAGTGTACCGCCACCGACAAGGCCGGACGGGAACACACCCTGTTGGTCAACGTCAGGGAGGTGTCGATTCAGGACGGAACGCTCCTCTACAGCTGTCGGGACATCACGAAACGGAAGCAACGCGAGGAGGCGCTGGCGACGCTTCAGGGGACGGCGAGGGATTTCCTGTACGCCGAAACCCACCAGGAAATCGCCCAGCACGTCGTCGACGACACCGCGAGCGTCCTCGACGTCGACGCCAGCGCCGTCTACCTGTTCGACGCCGACGACAACGACCTCGACCCGGTGGTCCACTCCGCCGAGATGGAGCGGCTGAACGGGCCGCTGCGAGCGGTCCACGCCAACGACGGCGGGCTGACGAGTTACAGTTTCGTCGAGAACGAACCGCTGTTTTTCGACGACGTCCACGAATCCGACCGGCTCGAAAACCGCGCGACCGACCTCCGGAGCGCGGCGTTCATCCCGCTCGGCAACCACGGCGTATTCGTCGCGGGGTCGGAAACCGTCGGCGCCTTCGACGACGTGACGCGCGAACTCGCCGATTTGCTCGCGGCGACGGCCGAGGCCGCACTCGACCGCGTGACCCGTGAGAGTCGACTCCGCGAGCAGGACCGTGAACTCCAACACCGCAACGACCAACTGACGGCGCTGAACCGAATCAACGAGACGATTCGCGAAATCGACCAAGCGCTCGTCGAGGCCGAGACGCGCGAGGAAATCGACCACACGGTGTGTGAACTGCTCACCGACGACGACCGCTTTGCCTTCGCGTGGGTCGGCGCCGTCGACCCTCGAACCGACACGATAGAACCGCAGGCATGGGCGGGCGACGAACAGGGGTATCTGGACAGTCGTACGTTCCACGTCGACGAGACGACGGCCGAACCGGTGGGACGGGCGGCAGCCACACGGGAGGTGACATTGGTGTCGAACGTCGCCGCGCGACTCCGGGAGGAGGAGTGGCGAAAGGACGCGCTGTCGCGGGATTACCTCTCGGTGTTGAGCATCCCGCTTTCGTACAACGAACTCACTTACGGCGTCCTGACGGTGTACGCGCGGACCCAGAACGCCTTCGAGGACACCTTGCGGACGGTCATCGCCGAACTCGGCGAGACGATTGCGGCGGCGATAAGCGCAATCGAGCGGAAGAACGCCTTGCTCACCACCTCGATGACGCGAGTCGAGTTGTCCATCGACGACCAGCGGTTCGTTCTCTCCAGACTCGCCGCGGCGGCCGACTGTACGCTCTCTTATCAAGGTGGCATCCAACAGACCACCGAGGGGAGTTACGTCTTCGTCACCGTCGAGGACACCTCTATCGACGCCGTCGAGGCGGCTGCACGGGAACTGCACTCCATCGAGACGGTCCACCGAATCAGTGCCGACAGCACCGGTGGCGTCCTCAGACTCGGCCTGTCGAGTCCGTTCCTCGCAATCGAGTTGGCCGACCACGGCGCGGTGTTGCGGAGCGTCTCGGCGAACCCGACGACGACGACGCTCGTCGTCGACATCCCCGAGAGCATCGACGTGCGACACATCACGGGACTCGTCCGCGAGTTGTTCGACGACGTTCGACTGCAGTCGAAACAGACGTTCGACCGCTCGACGGACCGGGACCTGTACTCGCGGGTCTTCGACCGCCTGACCGACCGGCAACTCGAAGTGGTTCAGACGGCCTACTACAGCGGCTTCTTCGATACCCCCCGCGAGAGCACCGGCGAAGACGTCGCGGCGACGCTCGGCATCTCCTCGACGGCGTTCTACAACCACATCCGGGCCGTCCAACGGACGCTGTTCGAATCGCTGTTCGACGACATCGGCGTCCCGGCGGCGCAGTCGGCGGCAGGGGGTTGA
- a CDS encoding GNAT family N-acetyltransferase, whose translation MYGGHFPELGTEAGTQPPPLSFRDAKGRDIEVRAYGDGPVDSEYDALLAMYHDFDSAHRSLGIPPVRETRLQEWLDVMVSDYCVLAWHDDRAVGQAVLIEEEPGRCELAIFLHQDYHSAGIGTRLLEATLSYGREHGVEYVWLLVERENRRAVNLYNDVGFSVVETTNYDITMALTLADFGR comes from the coding sequence ATGTATGGGGGTCATTTCCCGGAGTTGGGTACCGAGGCGGGGACCCAGCCGCCGCCGCTGTCGTTTCGGGACGCGAAGGGCCGCGACATCGAGGTCCGGGCCTACGGTGACGGCCCGGTCGACTCGGAGTACGACGCCCTCCTTGCGATGTACCACGACTTCGATTCGGCACACCGCTCGCTCGGGATTCCGCCGGTTCGCGAGACGCGACTGCAGGAGTGGCTGGACGTGATGGTCTCGGATTACTGCGTGCTGGCGTGGCACGACGACCGCGCCGTCGGACAGGCCGTCCTCATCGAGGAAGAGCCCGGACGCTGTGAGTTGGCCATCTTCCTCCATCAGGACTACCACAGCGCGGGCATCGGCACTCGGCTACTGGAAGCCACGCTGAGTTACGGGCGGGAACACGGCGTCGAGTACGTCTGGCTTCTCGTCGAGCGGGAGAATCGCCGTGCGGTCAACCTCTACAACGACGTGGGGTTCTCGGTCGTCGAGACGACCAACTACGACATCACGATGGCGCTGACGCTGGCCGATTTCGGTCGGTGA
- a CDS encoding SHOCT domain-containing protein, which yields MTTNTDDSRLLAILLVVVGALVVLPALFMGFGMMGYGSMMGGTWGHGMWGDGTVSGWVVLAGLLFRLLFLAAIVAGGYFLYRAMTGSGGDGDAALEELRLAYARGDLTEEEYETRRENLQRDS from the coding sequence ATGACAACCAACACCGACGACAGTCGACTCCTCGCGATACTGCTCGTCGTGGTCGGCGCACTCGTCGTACTCCCCGCCCTGTTCATGGGGTTCGGAATGATGGGGTACGGCTCGATGATGGGCGGGACGTGGGGTCACGGAATGTGGGGCGACGGAACGGTCTCCGGTTGGGTCGTTCTCGCGGGACTCCTCTTCCGACTCCTGTTCCTCGCGGCCATCGTCGCCGGGGGTTACTTCCTCTACCGGGCGATGACGGGGTCGGGCGGCGACGGTGACGCGGCGCTCGAGGAACTCCGACTCGCGTACGCACGCGGCGACCTCACCGAGGAAGAGTACGAAACGCGACGCGAGAATCTCCAACGGGACTCCTGA
- a CDS encoding aminotransferase class V-fold PLP-dependent enzyme → MSSRLDGRLTPLELRADIPALESTAYFNTGASGPSPRYVVEAAESYTERHEYDAHASGDPYPLAFDTYDEVRETVASFLGAHPDEIALTESTTDGINRFAGALDWTPGDVVVRTDLEHPAGVLPWERRERDGVEVRVVESEGGRLDRAAFEAAVEDAKLVCLSAVSWTRGTKLPVAELTDIAHRHDALVLVDAVQAPGQMPVDVREWGADAVAAAGHKWLLGLWGAGFLYVRSDLAERLEPTAIGYRSVTDSGATPFEYEAGARRFEIGTTNPAAHIALQEAIGVFEDIGLSTVSSRIERLTDHLKANIPEDRLLGPRSYESGLVPIAVDDAEATVERLADRSIVVRALPGEEAIRVSVHAFNTADEIDRLVETLDF, encoded by the coding sequence GTGAGTTCCCGTCTGGACGGCCGGTTGACCCCGCTGGAACTCCGTGCGGACATCCCCGCGCTCGAATCGACCGCCTACTTCAACACCGGCGCCAGCGGGCCGAGTCCGCGCTACGTCGTCGAGGCCGCGGAATCCTACACCGAGCGCCACGAGTACGACGCCCACGCGTCCGGCGACCCCTACCCGCTGGCGTTCGACACCTACGACGAGGTCCGCGAGACGGTCGCCTCGTTTCTCGGCGCCCACCCCGACGAAATCGCGCTCACCGAGAGCACGACCGACGGCATCAACCGCTTCGCCGGCGCCCTCGATTGGACCCCCGGCGACGTGGTCGTCCGGACGGACTTGGAACACCCCGCCGGCGTTCTGCCGTGGGAGCGACGCGAACGCGACGGCGTGGAGGTCCGCGTCGTCGAGAGCGAGGGCGGACGCCTCGACCGAGCGGCGTTCGAGGCGGCCGTCGAGGACGCGAAACTGGTGTGTCTCAGCGCCGTCTCCTGGACACGGGGCACGAAACTGCCCGTCGCGGAGTTGACCGACATCGCCCACCGACACGACGCGCTCGTGTTGGTCGACGCCGTACAGGCACCCGGACAGATGCCCGTGGATGTCCGCGAGTGGGGCGCCGACGCCGTGGCGGCGGCCGGCCACAAGTGGCTGCTCGGCCTCTGGGGCGCCGGCTTCCTCTACGTCCGCTCGGACCTCGCGGAACGTCTGGAGCCGACCGCAATCGGCTACCGGAGCGTGACAGACTCGGGTGCCACGCCCTTCGAGTACGAAGCGGGCGCACGCCGGTTCGAAATCGGGACGACGAACCCCGCTGCTCACATCGCCTTACAGGAGGCTATCGGCGTCTTCGAGGACATCGGTCTCTCGACGGTGTCCTCGCGCATCGAACGGCTCACCGACCACCTGAAAGCGAACATCCCGGAGGACCGTCTGCTCGGGCCGCGGTCCTACGAGTCGGGACTCGTCCCCATCGCCGTCGACGACGCCGAGGCGACGGTCGAACGGCTCGCCGACCGGTCCATCGTCGTCCGGGCGCTGCCGGGCGAGGAGGCGATTCGCGTCTCCGTCCACGCGTTCAACACTGCCGACGAAATCGACCGGCTGGTCGAGACGTTGGACTTCTGA
- a CDS encoding class I SAM-dependent methyltransferase, translated as MPVTDPFEEHTDRYDEWFQEYEHAYRSELAALERLVGDPGRGVEIGVGTGRFAAPLGIEVGVDPSTEMLERAAERGIEVVGGVAEALPFRSGLFDTALVVTTICFVDDIAETLREARRVLAPGGRLVVGYVDRESPLGERYEAKKADNPFYRDATFVSTAELLEAMESAGFDEFESAQTVFRMPEEMTEPDRVESGRGEGSFVGLAATAR; from the coding sequence ATGCCCGTGACCGACCCGTTCGAGGAGCACACCGACCGGTACGACGAGTGGTTTCAGGAGTACGAACACGCCTACCGTTCCGAACTGGCGGCCCTAGAGCGACTCGTCGGCGACCCGGGTCGTGGAGTCGAAATCGGCGTCGGAACCGGCCGCTTTGCGGCGCCGCTCGGAATCGAGGTGGGCGTCGACCCCTCGACGGAGATGCTCGAACGCGCCGCCGAGCGCGGCATCGAGGTCGTCGGGGGTGTCGCGGAGGCGCTCCCGTTCCGTTCGGGACTGTTCGACACCGCACTCGTCGTGACGACGATTTGCTTCGTTGACGACATCGCCGAGACGCTACGGGAGGCACGCCGCGTGCTCGCTCCCGGCGGCCGACTCGTCGTCGGGTACGTCGACCGCGAGAGTCCGCTTGGCGAACGCTACGAGGCCAAGAAAGCGGACAACCCCTTCTATCGGGACGCGACGTTCGTCTCGACGGCGGAACTCCTCGAAGCGATGGAATCGGCCGGCTTCGACGAGTTCGAGTCCGCCCAGACGGTGTTCCGAATGCCAGAGGAGATGACCGAACCGGACCGCGTCGAGTCGGGTCGCGGCGAGGGGTCGTTCGTCGGTCTCGCGGCGACGGCTCGCTGA
- a CDS encoding sulfite exporter TauE/SafE family protein, translating to MISDTLGGTLGASPELLALFVGFGLVVGILFGFFGMGGSFLVTPALLMMGYPARVAVGSGMAFVFGTAVIATLKHHDLGQVDYKLGGIMIAGTTIGIEVGRASVFYLEEMGLAGGIISVVYVLLLGGVGLMVTRDALNSDGGSGGGHHDEADKDLSEYEIPDIAKTIQQTVRIPPMVNLRGDVTVSLWVIMAVAFATGLLSGFLGVGGGFIRMPAMIYAIGAPVPVAVGTDLFEIVFSGGIGSYLYGQGGGVDLGIVVPLLFGSALGARIGSAATSVVDADGIKIYFGGMLLAGAVAVGVGEVGSYLDIEILETIGLVLVLGAAVVVAAAVVYTSLRSLRATRSQQTPAAD from the coding sequence TTGATTTCCGACACCCTTGGCGGGACGCTCGGTGCCTCACCCGAACTGCTGGCGCTGTTCGTCGGTTTCGGGTTAGTCGTTGGTATCCTGTTCGGCTTCTTCGGCATGGGCGGGTCGTTCCTCGTCACGCCGGCGCTGTTGATGATGGGTTATCCGGCCCGCGTCGCCGTCGGGAGCGGGATGGCGTTCGTCTTCGGGACGGCCGTCATCGCGACGCTGAAACACCACGACCTCGGACAGGTCGACTACAAGCTCGGCGGTATCATGATTGCCGGGACGACTATCGGCATCGAGGTCGGCCGCGCGAGCGTGTTCTATCTGGAGGAGATGGGACTCGCCGGCGGTATCATTAGCGTCGTCTACGTCCTCCTGTTGGGCGGAGTCGGACTGATGGTCACCCGCGACGCACTGAACAGCGACGGCGGCAGTGGTGGCGGCCACCACGACGAGGCCGACAAGGACCTCAGCGAGTACGAGATTCCCGACATCGCAAAGACGATTCAGCAGACCGTTCGGATTCCCCCGATGGTGAACCTGCGCGGTGACGTCACCGTCTCCCTGTGGGTCATCATGGCCGTCGCCTTCGCGACCGGTCTACTGTCGGGCTTCCTCGGCGTCGGCGGTGGCTTCATCCGGATGCCCGCGATGATTTACGCCATCGGCGCGCCGGTGCCCGTCGCCGTCGGGACCGACCTCTTCGAAATCGTCTTCTCGGGCGGTATCGGCAGTTACCTGTACGGACAGGGCGGCGGCGTCGACCTCGGTATCGTCGTCCCGCTGCTGTTCGGTAGCGCCCTCGGCGCTCGAATCGGGTCGGCGGCCACCAGCGTCGTCGACGCCGACGGCATCAAGATTTACTTCGGCGGAATGTTGCTCGCCGGTGCCGTCGCCGTCGGTGTCGGCGAGGTCGGCTCCTACCTCGACATCGAAATCCTCGAAACTATCGGCCTGGTGTTGGTCCTCGGCGCGGCCGTCGTCGTCGCCGCCGCGGTCGTCTACACCAGCCTCCGGTCGCTTCGGGCGACCCGCAGTCAGCAGACGCCAGCGGCCGACTGA
- a CDS encoding DUF7512 family protein, producing the protein MAGLEVPTWDPQAAILIGAVLFEAFLLYVGYGGLEKLIGPRLMEALVGGENSA; encoded by the coding sequence ATGGCAGGATTAGAAGTTCCGACGTGGGACCCTCAGGCAGCGATACTCATCGGTGCCGTGCTGTTTGAGGCGTTCCTCCTGTACGTCGGGTACGGTGGACTCGAGAAACTGATTGGCCCGCGTCTGATGGAGGCCCTCGTCGGGGGTGAGAACAGTGCTTGA
- a CDS encoding biogenesis of lysosome-related organelles complex 1 subunit 2 yields the protein MDPNDTDHDRESVERRLAAVERALATDEPFEYADRLDDLEGRVVELEAAVQALRGYVGSVRAVNDDIEQRADLALRKATALERHVGGDAVGENPPGGSENSGNTDADAPDGPFDRLRNWP from the coding sequence ATGGACCCGAACGACACCGACCACGACCGCGAATCCGTCGAGCGCCGACTCGCGGCGGTCGAGCGCGCTCTCGCCACGGACGAACCCTTCGAGTACGCAGACCGACTCGACGACCTCGAGGGCAGAGTCGTCGAACTCGAAGCGGCCGTCCAGGCGTTGCGTGGCTACGTCGGCTCCGTCCGAGCGGTCAACGACGACATCGAACAGCGTGCGGACCTCGCGTTGCGGAAAGCCACGGCGCTTGAGCGTCACGTCGGCGGCGATGCCGTCGGCGAGAACCCACCGGGCGGCTCCGAGAACTCCGGAAACACCGACGCCGACGCCCCGGATGGCCCGTTCGACCGGCTCCGGAACTGGCCGTGA